From a single Brassica napus cultivar Da-Ae chromosome C9, Da-Ae, whole genome shotgun sequence genomic region:
- the LOC106416809 gene encoding phytanoyl-CoA dioxygenase-like, which translates to MRGGSQERECSAKCMKAGYLVMESFAGEDEIGGLRKTMDELLTQFDPSESSSVFSTTNQQHTKDHYFFDSAAKISFFFEEKAFGDDGELKQPKELSINKVGHALHELDPLYKEFTYSSKVSSLVLSFGYRRPVVMQSMYIFKQPGIGGEVVPHQYNSYVYTDPPSCTGLWMALEDSTTLNGCLWAIPGSHKNGLVRRFVRGENGVTYDQPSPSYEQKDFVPIEMKAGSIIAIHGDLIHQSFENLSPKSRHAYSLHVVESDGCKWAQDNW; encoded by the exons ATGAGAGGCGGTTCTCAAGAACGTGAGTGCTCTGCTAAATGCATGAAAGCAG GGTATTTGGTGATGGAATCGTTCGCGGGCGAGGATGAGATTGGAGGCTTGAGGAAGACGATGGACGAGTTGCTGACTCAATTTGATCCTTCCGAATCTTCCTCTGTTTTCTCCACTACAAATCAG CAGCACACGAAGGATCATTACTTCTTTGACAGCGCTGCAaaaatctccttcttctttgaag AAAAAGCTTTTGGCGACGATGGGGAATTGAAGCAACCAAAAGAGCTTTCTATAAACAAAGTTGGCCATG CACTGCACGAGCTTGACCCATTGTATAAGGAATTCACGTATTCGTCCAAGGTCTCAAGTTTGGTATTATCCTTTGGTTACAGGAGACCAGTCGTCATGCAGTCCATGTACATTTTCAAA CAACCTGGAATCGGAGGCGAAGTTGTCCCACACCAATATAATTCTTATGTGTACACGGATCCACCTAGTTGTACTGGTCTTTGGATGGCGTTAGAAGATTCCACAACTCTTAACGGTTGTCTTTGGGCGATACCCGGATCTCACAAGA ACGGTCTGGTTAGAAGGTTTGTCCGGGGTGAAAATGGTGTAACTTATGATCAGCCATCCCCATCTTACGAGCAGAAAGATTTTGTACCTATTGAAATGAAAGCAGGCTCAATAATTGCCATTCATGGTGATCTAATCCATCAAAG TTTTGAGAATCTATCTCCTAAGTCGAGACATGCCTATAGCTTACATGTAGTAGAATCTGATGGATGCAAATGGGCACAAGACAACTGGTAA